The following proteins are co-located in the bacterium genome:
- a CDS encoding aspartate 1-decarboxylase, whose product MFRKMCKSKIKGLKITALKKACGSIGIDGEILKKADILPQEMVYVLNEQTGARFETYAIYEKEPLSCVLYGPASRLGEIGDSLVILSFCFLLDEEAKKFKIKIIEI is encoded by the coding sequence ATGTTTAGGAAAATGTGCAAGTCAAAGATAAAAGGTCTTAAGATAACAGCCCTTAAAAAGGCTTGTGGAAGCATTGGTATAGATGGAGAAATATTAAAAAAGGCTGATATACTTCCTCAAGAGATGGTTTATGTTCTTAATGAACAAACAGGAGCAAGATTTGAGACTTATGCAATTTATGAAAAAGAGCCTTTATCCTGTGTCCTTTATGGACCAGCTTCACGGCTTGGTGAGATAGGCGATTCCCTTGTAATTCTTTCTTTCTGCTTTCTTTTAGATGAAGAAGCAAAAAAATTTAAGATAAAGATAATTGAGATTTAG
- a CDS encoding epoxyqueuosine reductase QueH, with product MKILLHICCGPCSTVAIERLLQENFEITGFFYNPNIYPQEEYNLRLKNVESVVLKNTISLISPIYEPEKWHKEIKGYEETKEGGERCKICIKMRLKETAKKAKDSGFDIFGTTLTTGLNKDSKTINLYGLNIAEEIGIQFYLADFKKNAGFQRGVVLSKEIGLYRQRYCGCVYSLRSK from the coding sequence TTGAAGATTTTGCTTCATATCTGTTGTGGACCTTGCTCTACGGTTGCAATTGAGAGGCTTTTGCAAGAAAATTTTGAAATAACCGGATTTTTCTATAACCCGAATATTTATCCACAAGAGGAATATAATTTAAGGCTTAAGAATGTAGAATCTGTTGTCTTAAAAAACACCATCTCACTAATTTCTCCAATATACGAGCCAGAAAAATGGCATAAGGAAATTAAGGGATACGAGGAGACAAAGGAAGGAGGAGAAAGGTGCAAGATTTGTATTAAAATGAGGCTTAAAGAAACAGCAAAAAAGGCAAAGGATAGCGGGTTTGATATATTTGGAACAACGCTTACAACGGGCTTAAACAAGGATTCAAAGACAATAAATTTATATGGACTAAATATTGCTGAAGAGATAGGCATCCAATTTTATTTAGCTGATTTTAAGAAAAATGCAGGGTTTCAAAGAGGGGTTGTTTTAAGTAAAGAGATAGGTCTTTATCGCCAGAGGTATTGTGGCTGTGTTTATTCCTTAAGATCTAAGTGA
- a CDS encoding CTP synthase: protein MVKYIFVTGGVVSSLGKGIAASSIGTLLESLGLKITLQKLDPYINVDPGTMNPYQHGEVYVTADGAETDLDLGHYERFTHSKITKRNNITTGRIYYEVIRKERKGEYLGNTVQVIPHITDEIKRRIKMVSKNVNVAIIELGGTVGDIEGLPYLEAIRQFGREVGRENVLYIHLTLVPYISSCDEAKTKPTQHSVMKLREIGIQPDILLCRTQKPLSSHLKEKIALFCNVCKENIIDAYDVESIYEVPISFKKQGLDKTTIKSLSLSFQKDNFKEWEKMVEKIKNAKKKTKIAIVGKYIEVKDAYKSIVEALYHGGIANNCKVEIKWINSESKNLLNELSDVFGILIPGGFGYRGIEGKIEVAKFARINKIPFLGICLGLQCAIIEIARNLVCLNDANSSEFDPNTKHPVISLMKEQKGLKKKGGTMRLGVYPCKIEKNSLAYQAYQKEFINERHRHRYEFNNKYRKILEEAGIRISGIYPNKNLVEIIELKDHPWFVSVQFHPEFQSKPTSPHPLFSKFIEASMKR, encoded by the coding sequence ATGGTTAAGTATATTTTTGTAACAGGCGGTGTTGTTTCTTCTTTGGGGAAGGGAATAGCTGCCTCTTCCATTGGAACCCTTTTAGAATCACTTGGATTAAAAATAACCCTCCAAAAGCTTGACCCATATATCAATGTAGACCCAGGAACTATGAATCCATACCAGCATGGCGAGGTCTATGTAACAGCTGATGGTGCGGAAACAGACCTAGACCTTGGACATTACGAAAGATTCACCCATTCAAAGATAACAAAGAGAAACAATATAACAACAGGAAGGATATATTATGAGGTTATAAGGAAGGAGAGAAAAGGAGAATATCTTGGAAATACGGTTCAGGTCATTCCCCATATAACGGATGAAATAAAGAGAAGGATAAAAATGGTTTCTAAAAATGTAAATGTTGCAATTATTGAATTGGGAGGAACCGTTGGTGATATAGAGGGTCTTCCATACCTTGAGGCAATAAGGCAATTTGGAAGGGAGGTAGGAAGGGAAAATGTTTTATATATCCACCTTACCCTTGTTCCATATATCTCATCCTGCGATGAGGCAAAGACAAAGCCAACCCAGCACTCTGTAATGAAATTAAGGGAAATAGGCATTCAGCCAGATATTTTGCTCTGCAGGACACAAAAGCCATTATCTTCCCATCTAAAGGAAAAGATTGCATTGTTTTGTAATGTCTGCAAGGAAAACATAATAGATGCATATGATGTAGAAAGTATTTATGAGGTTCCTATTAGCTTTAAAAAACAGGGTTTGGATAAGACAACAATAAAATCCCTTTCTCTTTCTTTTCAAAAGGACAATTTTAAAGAATGGGAAAAAATGGTAGAGAAAATAAAAAATGCAAAGAAGAAAACAAAAATTGCCATAGTTGGAAAGTATATAGAGGTAAAGGATGCCTATAAATCTATTGTTGAGGCATTGTATCACGGTGGAATAGCAAACAATTGTAAGGTAGAGATAAAATGGATTAATTCAGAGAGCAAAAACCTTTTGAATGAGCTTTCGGATGTTTTTGGAATTCTTATCCCTGGTGGATTTGGATATAGGGGAATAGAAGGAAAAATAGAGGTAGCTAAATTTGCAAGAATAAACAAAATCCCATTTCTTGGGATATGCCTTGGGCTTCAATGTGCAATAATTGAAATTGCAAGAAATTTAGTATGCCTTAATGATGCAAATTCAAGTGAATTTGACCCGAACACAAAACATCCGGTTATTTCTCTTATGAAGGAGCAGAAAGGATTAAAGAAAAAGGGAGGGACAATGAGGCTTGGTGTATATCCTTGTAAAATAGAGAAAAATAGCCTTGCATACCAGGCATACCAAAAGGAGTTTATAAATGAAAGGCATAGGCATAGGTATGAGTTTAACAACAAATATAGAAAAATATTAGAAGAAGCAGGTATTAGAATATCAGGGATATATCCAAATAAAAATCTTGTTGAAATTATTGAATTAAAAGACCATCCCTGGTTTGTGTCTGTCCAGTTCCACCCAGAATTCCAATCAAAGCCAACATCGCCACATCCATTGTTTTCAAAGTTTATAGAGGCGAGTATGAAAAGGTGA
- the hisF gene encoding imidazole glycerol phosphate synthase subunit HisF, with protein MKAYRIIPCLDVDKGRVVKGISFVNLVDAGDPVEQAEIYDKEGADELVFLDITASYENRKIIIDIVRACSECIFIPFTVGGGIVSLLQIEEILKNGADRVSINTAAIKKPSFIDEASLKFGSQCIVVAIDAKRKEDSWEVYINGGRNPAGISAIEWAKEVEGRGAGEILLTSMDCDGKKTGYDLLLIERITGAVNIPVIASGGAGCPEHLYQAISKGADAVLAASIFHYGEYKIRDVKEYLKNKGICVRI; from the coding sequence ATGAAAGCTTATAGAATAATCCCCTGCCTTGATGTTGATAAGGGAAGGGTTGTTAAGGGAATAAGCTTTGTTAATTTAGTAGATGCAGGAGACCCTGTAGAACAGGCAGAGATATATGACAAAGAGGGTGCAGATGAGCTTGTATTTTTGGATATTACAGCATCTTATGAAAATAGGAAAATCATTATTGATATAGTTCGTGCCTGCTCTGAATGTATATTTATCCCTTTCACGGTTGGTGGCGGAATTGTAAGTCTCTTACAGATAGAAGAAATCCTTAAAAATGGTGCGGATAGGGTTTCAATAAATACAGCCGCTATAAAAAAACCATCCTTTATTGATGAAGCATCATTAAAATTTGGCTCTCAATGTATTGTTGTTGCCATTGATGCAAAGAGAAAGGAAGATTCTTGGGAGGTATATATCAATGGCGGAAGAAATCCGGCAGGGATTTCAGCAATAGAATGGGCAAAGGAGGTAGAAGGAAGGGGAGCGGGCGAAATACTCCTAACAAGTATGGACTGCGATGGAAAGAAGACCGGATATGACCTTTTATTGATTGAAAGAATTACAGGGGCTGTAAATATTCCTGTTATTGCATCAGGTGGAGCAGGATGTCCAGAGCATCTTTACCAAGCAATCTCAAAGGGAGCAGATGCTGTTTTGGCTGCTTCAATCTTTCATTATGGCGAATATAAAATAAGGGATGTTAAGGAATACCTTAAAAATAAAGGGATTTGTGTAAGAATATGA
- a CDS encoding MGMT family protein — translation MVYNIVLSIPEGETRTYQWVAEKIGNPKSARAVGNALSKNPCPITIPCHRIIRKDGRVGGYIKGKEEKRLLLEKEGAPVAQYGRAAVS, via the coding sequence ATGGTCTATAATATTGTTTTATCTATTCCAGAAGGAGAGACAAGGACATACCAATGGGTTGCAGAAAAAATAGGAAATCCAAAGTCAGCAAGGGCTGTTGGAAATGCCCTTTCAAAAAATCCTTGCCCAATTACCATCCCTTGTCATAGAATAATAAGAAAGGATGGAAGGGTAGGAGGATATATTAAAGGCAAGGAAGAAAAACGATTACTTTTAGAAAAAGAAGGAGCGCCTGTAGCTCAGTATGGAAGAGCGGCGGTTTCCTAA
- a CDS encoding YIP1 family protein: MESLEEILEDEPKEEIKNIPWEEREEIGFFKALYMTIKNAIFKPGEFFSKIKPGSIKNASVYVVIIVGIVYFLNLFWISRKIELSYIVLIPLVSLIFFFILETGLLHLGLLLLSSNRAGFTSTFKVVAYSESVLMFSIVPIIGGIISSIWGCVITIIGLSKAHNITMRKALFSVIFSIIITSIIMAIPALFYLEEVRNE, translated from the coding sequence ATGGAGAGTTTGGAAGAAATTTTAGAGGATGAACCCAAAGAGGAGATAAAAAATATTCCCTGGGAGGAGAGGGAAGAAATTGGCTTTTTTAAAGCCCTTTATATGACAATAAAAAATGCCATATTTAAACCAGGCGAGTTCTTCTCTAAAATAAAGCCGGGTAGCATTAAAAACGCTAGTGTTTATGTTGTAATTATTGTAGGTATTGTTTATTTTCTTAATCTCTTCTGGATTAGCAGAAAAATAGAATTAAGCTACATTGTCCTTATTCCCCTTGTTTCCCTCATCTTTTTCTTTATTCTGGAAACAGGGCTTCTCCATCTTGGGCTTTTGCTTTTATCCTCCAATAGAGCTGGATTTACATCAACATTTAAGGTTGTTGCCTATTCTGAATCTGTCCTTATGTTCTCTATTGTTCCAATTATCGGTGGAATTATATCAAGCATCTGGGGGTGTGTTATTACAATTATTGGCCTTTCAAAGGCACACAATATAACAATGAGAAAGGCTTTATTCTCCGTTATTTTTTCCATTATTATTACAAGCATTATTATGGCTATTCCAGCCTTATTTTATTTAGAGGAGGTAAGAAATGAATAA
- a CDS encoding YidC/Oxa1 family insertase periplasmic-domain containing protein, with protein sequence MEKRLVLFIILSFLILYIHSLFFTKKKIEQVKSPPVKEEVVIEQKSKRIKEKKGADFKNSLFSAILSQKGTIKSLNLLKFNDRKGFPYTIIKDNDTFSIFVDNNEIFPKEFLKNSFVYDLQSFKIIKRYEFSSNTYPFTINLSFINKENKAITIPETFISLKSFLGNDPELHENPFLYRSSSGIKKTKNATLNEPIDWVATQDKYFLFVVKPQMRFSSISLSREDVKAFFPKYSLKANEVIENKMMVYAGPRDYKILKGVGLESLSGLWFLPKIILFALVFLYKIIGNYGLAIILLTIIIKIILHPLTRKNFKMMKKMQAIKPHIDKLREKHKDDHETIQKEMMKLYKEHNVNPFGGCLPLILQMPVFFALYGALDKGIELRCAPFILWIKDLSLKDPYFVLPILMGITMFIQQKMTPAQDPNTEKMMLIMPIVMTFLFLNFPSGLVLYWLVQNILTIIEHWLIEKGIEK encoded by the coding sequence GTGGAAAAGAGGCTTGTTTTATTCATTATCCTTTCATTTTTAATCCTTTATATCCATTCTTTGTTCTTTACGAAAAAAAAGATTGAACAAGTAAAATCCCCTCCTGTTAAAGAGGAGGTTGTAATAGAGCAAAAGAGCAAAAGGATAAAAGAGAAGAAAGGGGCTGATTTTAAGAATTCATTATTTTCAGCAATCCTTTCCCAAAAGGGAACAATCAAATCCCTGAATCTTTTAAAATTTAATGATAGAAAGGGATTTCCATATACAATAATAAAGGATAATGATACATTCTCTATTTTTGTTGATAATAATGAGATATTTCCAAAAGAATTTTTAAAGAATAGCTTTGTTTATGACCTACAATCATTTAAAATAATAAAAAGATATGAATTTTCTTCTAATACCTATCCATTTACGATAAATCTTTCGTTTATAAATAAGGAAAATAAGGCAATAACAATTCCAGAGACATTCATTTCATTAAAAAGCTTCCTTGGGAATGACCCTGAGCTTCATGAAAACCCATTTCTTTATCGTTCATCTTCGGGAATAAAAAAGACAAAAAATGCTACTTTAAATGAGCCGATTGATTGGGTAGCTACGCAAGATAAATATTTTCTTTTTGTTGTAAAGCCACAAATGAGGTTTTCCTCTATTTCTCTTTCAAGGGAGGATGTAAAGGCTTTCTTTCCAAAGTATTCCCTTAAAGCAAATGAGGTAATTGAGAATAAGATGATGGTATATGCTGGACCCAGGGATTATAAAATATTAAAGGGGGTTGGATTAGAGAGCCTTTCTGGATTATGGTTTCTTCCGAAAATCATCCTTTTTGCCCTAGTCTTTCTCTATAAGATTATTGGAAACTATGGATTGGCAATTATTCTTTTAACCATAATTATCAAAATAATCTTGCATCCTTTAACAAGGAAAAATTTTAAGATGATGAAGAAAATGCAGGCAATTAAGCCACACATAGACAAATTAAGGGAAAAGCATAAGGATGACCATGAGACAATACAAAAAGAAATGATGAAATTATATAAGGAGCATAATGTTAATCCATTTGGTGGATGCCTTCCCCTTATCCTTCAAATGCCTGTATTCTTTGCCCTTTATGGTGCTTTAGATAAAGGGATTGAGCTTCGCTGTGCGCCATTTATCTTATGGATAAAAGACCTATCATTAAAGGATCCCTATTTTGTCCTTCCTATACTTATGGGCATTACAATGTTTATACAACAAAAGATGACTCCAGCCCAAGACCCAAATACAGAAAAAATGATGCTTATTATGCCTATTGTTATGACATTTTTATTCCTAAATTTTCCATCAGGCCTTGTTTTATATTGGCTTGTCCAGAATATTTTAACCATTATTGAGCATTGGCTTATAGAAAAGGGAATAGAAAAATGA